A section of the Carya illinoinensis cultivar Pawnee chromosome 12, C.illinoinensisPawnee_v1, whole genome shotgun sequence genome encodes:
- the LOC122290516 gene encoding protein transport protein Sec61 subunit gamma, translated as MDAVDSVVDPLRDFAKDSVRLVKRCHKPDRKEFTKVAFRTAIGFVVMGFVGFFVKLIFIPINNIIVGSG; from the exons ATGGACGCCGTAGATTCAGTCGTCGATCCTCTCAGAGACTTCGCCAAGGACAGCGTCCGACTCGTCAAGCGCTGTCACAAGCCTGATCGCAAAG AATTCACGAAGGTGGCGTTCCGTACGGCGATCGGTTTCGTTGTGATGGGATTTGTCGGTTTCTTCGTGAAGCTGATCTTCATTCCTATCAACAATATCATCGTTGGTTCTGGTTAG